The following are encoded together in the Cicer arietinum cultivar CDC Frontier isolate Library 1 chromosome 2, Cicar.CDCFrontier_v2.0, whole genome shotgun sequence genome:
- the LOC105851681 gene encoding cytochrome P450 71D10-like, translated as MELQNHFYNTTFVASLLFLLVIFKIVKRLSCNSSTSNLPPGPWTLPLIGNIHQIISSSLPHHYLKNLAEKYGPLMHMKLGEVSHIIVSSSEIAKEIMKTHDLTFCDRPNLLFTTILTYNATDIAYSPYGEHWRQLRKICVLELLNVKRVQSFRSIREEDVSDLVKSISASEGSIVNLTHKIYSMISGITAQAAFGKKHKHHHLFISAMEEILSLLGGFCIADLYPSIKMLQRLSRAKTKFEKLCRETDKILQDIIDDHKSSDMKTTKDEDLVDVLLKIQQENHHSHQHPLSDDNIKSIIQDMFFAGSDTSSGTVLWVMSEMVKNPKVMEQAQAEIRKVFDKKGCVDETELHQLIYLKFVIKETLRLHPPAPLLVPRESREKCQINGYDIPAKTRVTINAWAIGRDPKFWVEAESFKPERFINNPIDFKGTDFDYIPFGAGRRMCPGIAFALPNVELTLVQLLYHFDWKLPNGMNNEELDMTESFGITAGRKHDLCLIPITRRL; from the exons ATGGAGCTTCAGAATCATTTCTACAATACTACCTTTGTAGCATCCTTGCTATTCCTCTtggttatattcaaaatagttaAAAGATTGAGTTGTAACAGTTCCACTTCAAATTTACCACCAGGACCATGGACACTACCTCTCATAGGAAATATACATCAAATTATCAGCAGTTCACTGCCCcatcattatttaaaaaatttggcaGAGAAATATGGACCATTAATGCACATGAAACTAGGAGAGGTATCACACATAATAGTTAGTTCTTCTGAAATAGCCAAAGAAATTATGAAAACACATGACCTCACCTTTTGTGATAGGCCAAATCTTCTTTTCACCACAATACTTACTTATAATGCTACAGATATTGCTTACTCTCCATATGGTGAACACTGGAGGCAACTACGAAAGATATGTGTTCTAGAGCTATTAAATGTGAAACGTGTTCAATCATTTAGGTCTATAAGAGAAGAAGATGTGTCAGATCTTGTTAAATCAATATCTGCAAGTGAAGGATCAATTGTTAATCTAACTCATAAGATATACTCAATGATATCTGGGATAACAGCACAAGCAGCTTTTGGGAAAAAACACAAACATCATCATCTATTCATATCAGCAATGGAGGAAATATTGAGCTTGTTGGGAGGATTTTGTATTGCTGATTTATATCCTTCTATTAAAATGCTTCAAAGGTTAAGTAGGGCGAAGACAAAATTTGAAAAACTTTGTAGAGAAACTGATAAGATATTGCAAGATATCATTGATGATCACAAAAGCAGTGACATGAAAACAACCAAGGATGAAGATTTAGTTGATGTTCTCCTCAAGATTCAACAGGAAAATCATCACTCACATCAACATCCATTGAGTGATGACAATATTAAATCAATCATCCAG GACATGTTCTTTGCTGGTAGCGATACATCATCAGGGACTGTATTATGGGTGATGTCAGAGATGGTAAAAAATCCAAAGGTAATGGAACAAGCACAAGCTGAGATAAGAAAAGTGTTTGATAAAAAAGGGTGTGTAGATGAAACAGAACTACACCAATTGATATACTTAAAGTTTGTCATCAAAGAAACATTAAGGTTACATCCTCCAGCACCATTATTAGTTCCAAGAGAAAGTAGGGAGAAATGCCAAATCAATGGGTATGATATCCCAGCTAAGACAAGAGTCACTATCAATGCTTGGGCTATTGGAAGAGATCCAAAGTTTTGGGTTGAAGCAGAAAGTTTTAAACCTGAGAGGTTTATAAATAATCCAATTGATTTCAAAGGCACAGACTTTGACTACATACCATTTGGTGCTGGAAGGAGAATGTGTCCTGGCATTGCATTTGCCTTACCCAATGTTGAGCTAACTCTTGTTCAATTACTTTACCACTTTGATTGGAAGCTTCCCAATGGAATGAATAATGAAGAATTGGATATGACTGAGTCATTTGGCATTACTGCAGGAAGAAAACATGACCTATGCTTGATTCCTATTACTCGTCGTCTTTGA
- the LOC101503690 gene encoding transcription termination factor MTERF9, chloroplastic, translating into MATFLSLYPYNPIFYVPTPSSNHGSASASSFFKRTKFVVLSAHSNPKILKTNRKSTYGKYLSTYDTDEEDEEMDDEDDDDDDWFSDEEFAEPADFNAKDKRLKSKKLADRQQEEERGGARSFNNGQSTRLPKSQRIASLQQNNSAQYGRHSKEKRYPHLSEEIVLDVKWLPLLDYLSTFGINESQFIQIYERHMSSFQINVCSAQERIDYLLSLGVKHKDIKRILLRQPQILEYTVENNLKTHVAFLMGLGVPSSKIGQIIAATPSLFSYSVENSLKPSARYLIEEVGIKEKDLGKVIQLSPQILVQRIDISWNTRFMFLTKELGAPRESVVKMVTKHPQLLHYSIDDGLLPRINFLRSIGMKNPDILKILTSLTQVLSLSLEANLKPKYLYLVNELHNEVQSLTKYPMYLSLSLEQRIRPRHKFLVSLKKAPKGPFPLGSLVPTDECFCKQWAGTTLDKYLAFRQRLLIKKFAEKYDRKM; encoded by the exons ATGGCTACTTTTTTGTCTCTATACCCTTACAATCCTATCTTCTATGTTCCAACTCCTTCATCTAATCATGGTTCTGCTTCTGCTTCTTCCTTTTTCAAACGGACCAAATTCGTAGTGCTTTCTGCACATTCCAATCCCAAGATTCTCAAAACCAACAGAAAATCAACCTATGGGAAATACCTTTCGACATACGATacagatgaagaagatgaagaaatggaCGATGAagacgacgacgatgatgatTGGTTCTCTGAT GAGGAATTTGCTGAGCCTGCTGATTTTAATGCTAAGGATAAGAGATTGAAGTCAAAGAAACTTGCAG ATAGACAACAGGAAGAAGAACGTGGTGGCGCGAGATCTTTTAATAATGGACAAAGTACTAGATTGCCCAAAAGTCAGAGAATAGCATCTTTACAACAAAATAACAGTGCACAG TATGGTAGACATTCAAAGGAGAAAAGATATCCACATTTGTCTGAAGAGATTGTTTTGGATGTGAAATGGTTACCACTTCTTGATTATTTAAGCACCTTTGGAATTAATGAATCGCAGTTCATCCAAATTTATGAGAGGCACATGTCGTCATTTCAAATTaatgtatgttctgcacaagaAAGGATAGATTACTTATTGAGTCTTGGAGTTAAACATAAAGATATAAAAAGAATCCTTTTGAGGCAACCACAAATTCTGGAGTACACAGTGGAGAACAATTTGAAGACTCATGTTGCTTTCTTGATGGGCTTGGGCGTACCTAGTTCCAAAATAGGGCAGATTATTGCTGCTACTCCATCCCTTTTTTCTTACAGTGTTGAGAATTCGTTGAAACCATCGGCGAGATATTTAATTGAGGAAGTTGGCATCAAGGAAAAAGATTTGGGTAAAGTCATTCAACTGAGTCCTCAAATTCTTGTCCAACGTATTGACATTTCATGGAATACTCGATTTATGTTTCTTACCAAAGAGTTGGGTGCACCCAGAGAGAGTGTTGTAAAGATGGTGACGAAACACCCTCAGCTTCTCCATTACAGCATTGATGATGGATTGCTGCCAAGAATAAATTTCCTAAGGAGCATAGGAATGAAAAATCCAGACATCTTGAAAATCTTGACTAGCCTTACACAG GTGCTATCTCTTTCCTTGGAGGCTAATCTAAAGCCCAAGTACTTGTACTTGGTAAATGAACTTCACAATGAGGTGCAATCCTTGACCAAATACCCTATGTACCTTAGCTTGTCTTTGGAACAGAGAATTCGTCCTCGTCATAAGTTCTTAGTTTCCCTAAAGAAAGCTCCAAAAGGGCCGTTTCCTCTTGGATCTCTAGTTCCAACTGATGAATGCTTTTGTAAACAGTGGGCTGGAACTACTCTTGATAAATATTTGGCATTTCGCCAGAGATTATTGATCAAAAAGTTTGCTGAGAAATATGACAGAAAAATGTGA